Proteins found in one Zea mays cultivar B73 chromosome 1, Zm-B73-REFERENCE-NAM-5.0, whole genome shotgun sequence genomic segment:
- the LOC103630585 gene encoding ATPase 9, plasma membrane-type isoform X1 → MAALDDKAMTDLETLEEEEVLRRLGTAEEAGLTDNEAARRLRLHGPNVVVLSHHEGSMLHGFLMALFSLWGWDHVFPKYNNMVRVILNSMSWVTVLTIVVSLAITSAGQRSCELAIIIFVVATCLIACFTAMLVLEYAKAPLEAKAHAPRAKVLRDGNWRDVHAANLVPGDIIFLKVGDIVPANARILRFQKIDTMTCWAKRSVDCAHGFLLYYAWTVSCGQGTAVVIATGRGIPRSTLRLYPQRYARPGQLKEGAMLTGCFCASLVLVGTFAEIVLRFLFQKQNYRGMPLDAHFMPLIGGIPMAMPTFFYLALALGSVRLCFLGIASRGTVALEDLASVDVILFNMTGTLTCNQPCFVRDKIEMFADSVNKDHAIVLAARASRSQHELYIEPIDAAILSLLDDPEQARLGVQVLEHHASFFVALKLMFQTTYIDEGNRFKCCVFKGDPAKVAHHCGSSKEVKEKISMIMDELALDGYQAIAVGHQVDSCWDFIALLPYTDDLRSDSADVVDSLIDLGLDIRVLTESPLSTTKQVCGKLGKLGTNVVPAHIVFELARNNREVHSNINGISDLFPEDKSDIVRRLRNFGCHCAMVGYEFLDHDAIGESHIGISVADATDYTKSESDLVLTQPALMPVSSAVQISRKICQMLRSYTIFTISSTVHLFGVRVILHLWNFDLSNILAFMITACNYCEHQFQKDTTIICNMYFLFLFSLFLFLFSGTSFAMLFERVELNKSPDKWRVQKIITSGAAFGSYIVLTTAIFYRVATTANPFACKFKHISLMGSDEEIRSALFLQISTVNQAIALFVHSDGCCIIRWPGPFVTFAFVVSQTVATQKVVHGDLNFALTKGIGCVRAGLIWLYNLVLLLALVLVCRKWRHAKMTSEKLLTICLRSAILHIVLTWFLYVILDVRVQQPVSSR, encoded by the exons ATGGCGGCGCTGGATGACAAGGCCATGACGGACCTG GAGACGCTGGAGGAGGAGGAAGTGCTGCGCCGGTTAGGCACAGCGGAGGAGGCGGGCCTCACCGACAACGAGGCCGCGCGACGCCTCCGTCTCCACGGCCCCAACGTCGTCGTCCTCTCGCACCAC GAGGGCAGCATGCTTCATGGATTCCTAATGGCGCTCTTCTCGCTCTGGGGATGGGATCATGTCTTCCCCAAGTACAATAACATGGTCCGGGTCATACTTAACTCCATGTCGTGGGTTACAGTACTGACTATAGTTGTGTCTCTTGCTATCACCTCAGCTGGCCAAAgatcatgcgagctggccatcaTAATTTTCGTAGTAGctacatgcctcatagcatgctttacTGCAATGCTTGTTTTAGAGTATGCTAAGGCTCCGCTGGAGGCCAAAGCCCACGCACCAAGGGCCAAGGTTCTGAGAGATGGGAATTGGAGAGATGTACATGCAGCAAATCTGGTCCCAGGGGATATCATATTTCTCAAAGTTGGGGACATTGTCCCAGCCAATGCTCGCATACTCCGATTTCAGAAAATCGACACAATGACTTGCTGGGCCAAAAGGTCTGTTGATTGTGCGCATGGCTTCCTCCTATACTATGCTTGGACTGTTTCCTGTGGCCAAGGAACTGCCGTTGTCATTGCAACTGGACGTGGCATTCCCAGAAGTACATTGCGGCTCTACCCACAACGTTATGCTCGACCTGGGCAGCTTAAAGAAGGAGCCATGCTTACTGGCTGCTTCTGTGCTTCCCTGGTACTTGTTGGCACTTTTGCTGAGATAGTCTTAAGATTTTTGTTCCAAAAACAAAATTACAGAGGCATGCCACTCGACGCCCATTTTATGCCATTGATTGGTGGAATCCCGATGGCAATGCCTACTTTTTTTTACCTGGCATTGGCATTGGGATCTGTAAGGCTTTGTTTTCTGGGGATTGCTAGCCGGGGAACAGTTGCACTTGAAGATCTAGCAAGTGTGGATGTAATCCTCTTCAACATGACTGGTACTTTAACGTGTAATCAGCCCTGTTTTGTACGGGACAAGATTGAGATGTTTGCAGATAGCGTTAATAAAGACCATGCCATAGTTTTAGCTGCACGGGCATCAAGATCTCAACATGAGTTGTACATTGAACCAATTGATGCAGCTATTCTAAGCCTCCTTGATGATCCGGAGCAG GCACGACTCGGTGTTCAAGTCTTAGAGCATCATGCCAGTTTCTTTGTTGCACTGAAACTGATGTTCCAGACTACATACATCGACGAAGGCAATAGATTCAAGTGTTGCGTATTCAAAGGTGATCCTGCAAAG GTTGCTCATCACTGTGGCAGCAGCAAAGAAGTTAAAGAGAAAATAAGCATGATAATGGATGAACTTGCCCTTGATGGATATCAGGCCATAGCTGTAGGACATCAA GTAGACTCTTGTTGGGACTTTATTGCCCTTCTGCCTTACACAGATGACCTTAGAAGCGATAGTGCTGATGTTGTCGATAGCCTTATCGATCTAGGTTTAGATATAAGAGTCCTCACAG AAAGTCCATTGTCGACCACAAAGCAGGTTTGTGGAAAGCTTGGAAAACTAGGTACCAATGTGGTACCTGCACATATAGTGTTTGAGTTAGCTCGCAATAACAGAGAAGTCCATTCAAACATCAACGGGATTTCTGATCTCTTTCCAG AGGACAAAAGCGATATAGTAAGAAGACTAAGAAATTTCGGTTGTCATTGTGCAATGGTTGGgtatgaatttcttgatcatgatGCCATAGGAGAGAGCCATATTGGGATTTCAGTTGCTGATGCAACTGATTACACAAAAAGTGAATCTGATCTTGTTTTGACTCAGCCTGCACTGATGCCTGTTTCTTCAGCAGTGCAAATCAGTAGGAAGATTTGTCAGATGCTAAGAAGCTACACT ATATTCACCATTTCATCAACTGTCCATCTT TTTGGTGTCCGTGTCATTTTACATTTATGGAACTTTGACTTGTCAAATATCCTGGCTTTCATGATTACAGCTTGTAATTACTGTGAGCATCAGTTCCAAAAGGACACCACCATTATTTGCAATATgtattttctttttttattttccttgtttctatttttattttcagGTACGTCCTTTGCAATGTTATTTGAAAGGGTGGAATTGAACAAGTCACCAGATAAATGGAGAGTTCAGAAAATCATTACAAGCGGTGCTGCTTTTGGAAGCTACATAGTTCTTACTACTGCCATTTTTTATAGGGTTGCAACAACTGCAAACCCTTTTGCA TGTAAATTCAAACATATATCACTGATGGGCAGTGATGAGGAAATCAGATCTGCTTTGTTCCTTCAGATTAGCACAGTAAACCAGGCTATTGCACTCTTTGTTCATTCTGATGGTTGCTGTATCATAAGATGGCCTGGACCTTTTGTCACATTTGCCTTTGTTGTTTCTCAAACG GTGGCAACACAAAAAGTTGTCCATGGCGACTTGAATTTTGCACTAACAAAGGGTATTGGCTGTGTTAGGGCCGGATTGATATGGTTGTATAACTTAGTCCTACTTTTGGCCCTGGTTTTAGTTT GTCGCAAATGGAGACACGCAAAGATGACTAGTGAAAAGTTGTTGACAATATGCTTGCGTTCAGCTATCCTACACATAGTTCTTACCTGGTTTCTGTACGTAATACTTGATGTTAGGGTGCAACAGCCAGTCTCTAGTAGATAG
- the LOC103630585 gene encoding ATPase 9, plasma membrane-type isoform X2 has product MAALDDKAMTDLETLEEEEVLRRLGTAEEAGLTDNEAARRLRLHGPNVVVLSHHEGSMLHGFLMALFSLWGWDHVFPKYNNMVRVILNSMSWVTVLTIVVSLAITSAGQRSCELAIIIFVVATCLIACFTAMLVLEYAKAPLEAKAHAPRAKVLRDGNWRDVHAANLVPGDIIFLKVGDIVPANARILRFQKIDTMTCWAKRSVDCAHGFLLYYAWTVSCGQGTAVVIATGRGIPRSTLRLYPQRYARPGQLKEGAMLTGCFCASLVLVGTFAEIVLRFLFQKQNYRGMPLDAHFMPLIGGIPMAMPTFFYLALALGSVRLCFLGIASRGTVALEDLASVDVILFNMTGTLTCNQPCFVRDKIEMFADSVNKDHAIVLAARASRSQHELYIEPIDAAILSLLDDPEQARLGVQVLEHHASFFVALKLMFQTTYIDEGNRFKCCVFKGDPAKVAHHCGSSKEVKEKISMIMDELALDGYQAIAVGHQVDSCWDFIALLPYTDDLRSDSADVVDSLIDLGLDIRVLTESPLSTTKQVCGKLGKLGTNVVPAHIVFELARNNREVHSNINGISDLFPEDKSDIVRRLRNFGCHCAMVGYEFLDHDAIGESHIGISVADATDYTKSESDLVLTQPALMPVSSAVQISRKICQMLRSYTIFTISSTVHLFGVRVILHLWNFDLSNILAFMITACNYCTSFAMLFERVELNKSPDKWRVQKIITSGAAFGSYIVLTTAIFYRVATTANPFACKFKHISLMGSDEEIRSALFLQISTVNQAIALFVHSDGCCIIRWPGPFVTFAFVVSQTVATQKVVHGDLNFALTKGIGCVRAGLIWLYNLVLLLALVLVCRKWRHAKMTSEKLLTICLRSAILHIVLTWFLYVILDVRVQQPVSSR; this is encoded by the exons ATGGCGGCGCTGGATGACAAGGCCATGACGGACCTG GAGACGCTGGAGGAGGAGGAAGTGCTGCGCCGGTTAGGCACAGCGGAGGAGGCGGGCCTCACCGACAACGAGGCCGCGCGACGCCTCCGTCTCCACGGCCCCAACGTCGTCGTCCTCTCGCACCAC GAGGGCAGCATGCTTCATGGATTCCTAATGGCGCTCTTCTCGCTCTGGGGATGGGATCATGTCTTCCCCAAGTACAATAACATGGTCCGGGTCATACTTAACTCCATGTCGTGGGTTACAGTACTGACTATAGTTGTGTCTCTTGCTATCACCTCAGCTGGCCAAAgatcatgcgagctggccatcaTAATTTTCGTAGTAGctacatgcctcatagcatgctttacTGCAATGCTTGTTTTAGAGTATGCTAAGGCTCCGCTGGAGGCCAAAGCCCACGCACCAAGGGCCAAGGTTCTGAGAGATGGGAATTGGAGAGATGTACATGCAGCAAATCTGGTCCCAGGGGATATCATATTTCTCAAAGTTGGGGACATTGTCCCAGCCAATGCTCGCATACTCCGATTTCAGAAAATCGACACAATGACTTGCTGGGCCAAAAGGTCTGTTGATTGTGCGCATGGCTTCCTCCTATACTATGCTTGGACTGTTTCCTGTGGCCAAGGAACTGCCGTTGTCATTGCAACTGGACGTGGCATTCCCAGAAGTACATTGCGGCTCTACCCACAACGTTATGCTCGACCTGGGCAGCTTAAAGAAGGAGCCATGCTTACTGGCTGCTTCTGTGCTTCCCTGGTACTTGTTGGCACTTTTGCTGAGATAGTCTTAAGATTTTTGTTCCAAAAACAAAATTACAGAGGCATGCCACTCGACGCCCATTTTATGCCATTGATTGGTGGAATCCCGATGGCAATGCCTACTTTTTTTTACCTGGCATTGGCATTGGGATCTGTAAGGCTTTGTTTTCTGGGGATTGCTAGCCGGGGAACAGTTGCACTTGAAGATCTAGCAAGTGTGGATGTAATCCTCTTCAACATGACTGGTACTTTAACGTGTAATCAGCCCTGTTTTGTACGGGACAAGATTGAGATGTTTGCAGATAGCGTTAATAAAGACCATGCCATAGTTTTAGCTGCACGGGCATCAAGATCTCAACATGAGTTGTACATTGAACCAATTGATGCAGCTATTCTAAGCCTCCTTGATGATCCGGAGCAG GCACGACTCGGTGTTCAAGTCTTAGAGCATCATGCCAGTTTCTTTGTTGCACTGAAACTGATGTTCCAGACTACATACATCGACGAAGGCAATAGATTCAAGTGTTGCGTATTCAAAGGTGATCCTGCAAAG GTTGCTCATCACTGTGGCAGCAGCAAAGAAGTTAAAGAGAAAATAAGCATGATAATGGATGAACTTGCCCTTGATGGATATCAGGCCATAGCTGTAGGACATCAA GTAGACTCTTGTTGGGACTTTATTGCCCTTCTGCCTTACACAGATGACCTTAGAAGCGATAGTGCTGATGTTGTCGATAGCCTTATCGATCTAGGTTTAGATATAAGAGTCCTCACAG AAAGTCCATTGTCGACCACAAAGCAGGTTTGTGGAAAGCTTGGAAAACTAGGTACCAATGTGGTACCTGCACATATAGTGTTTGAGTTAGCTCGCAATAACAGAGAAGTCCATTCAAACATCAACGGGATTTCTGATCTCTTTCCAG AGGACAAAAGCGATATAGTAAGAAGACTAAGAAATTTCGGTTGTCATTGTGCAATGGTTGGgtatgaatttcttgatcatgatGCCATAGGAGAGAGCCATATTGGGATTTCAGTTGCTGATGCAACTGATTACACAAAAAGTGAATCTGATCTTGTTTTGACTCAGCCTGCACTGATGCCTGTTTCTTCAGCAGTGCAAATCAGTAGGAAGATTTGTCAGATGCTAAGAAGCTACACT ATATTCACCATTTCATCAACTGTCCATCTT TTTGGTGTCCGTGTCATTTTACATTTATGGAACTTTGACTTGTCAAATATCCTGGCTTTCATGATTACAGCTTGTAATTACT GTACGTCCTTTGCAATGTTATTTGAAAGGGTGGAATTGAACAAGTCACCAGATAAATGGAGAGTTCAGAAAATCATTACAAGCGGTGCTGCTTTTGGAAGCTACATAGTTCTTACTACTGCCATTTTTTATAGGGTTGCAACAACTGCAAACCCTTTTGCA TGTAAATTCAAACATATATCACTGATGGGCAGTGATGAGGAAATCAGATCTGCTTTGTTCCTTCAGATTAGCACAGTAAACCAGGCTATTGCACTCTTTGTTCATTCTGATGGTTGCTGTATCATAAGATGGCCTGGACCTTTTGTCACATTTGCCTTTGTTGTTTCTCAAACG GTGGCAACACAAAAAGTTGTCCATGGCGACTTGAATTTTGCACTAACAAAGGGTATTGGCTGTGTTAGGGCCGGATTGATATGGTTGTATAACTTAGTCCTACTTTTGGCCCTGGTTTTAGTTT GTCGCAAATGGAGACACGCAAAGATGACTAGTGAAAAGTTGTTGACAATATGCTTGCGTTCAGCTATCCTACACATAGTTCTTACCTGGTTTCTGTACGTAATACTTGATGTTAGGGTGCAACAGCCAGTCTCTAGTAGATAG